From bacterium, one genomic window encodes:
- a CDS encoding nucleotidyl transferase AbiEii/AbiGii toxin family protein: MIEIIKQQFSQNMSTEEKTNRAREFLQIAALKIIYEKKLFDNITFTGGTSLRVLFNLRRFSEDLDFSLSKKKGYDFAVLNSELINGFSLQGLKVESSFNEEKTVHSAMFKFTGLLKDLGLSPLKEQKLSIKIEVDSNPPDGGHIQNTFVNKIYLFNVAHFDLPSMLATKLHACFYRKFTKGRDFYDFFWYLGNKIKPNFTLFNNAVLQTEGYNPEIDEGSFKKFLMENIEKVDFDKAKKDVVRFLEDKSEINLFDLKVLKSAIESVW; the protein is encoded by the coding sequence ATGATCGAAATTATTAAACAACAGTTTAGCCAAAATATGTCAACTGAAGAAAAAACCAACAGGGCGCGTGAATTTCTGCAAATTGCAGCTTTAAAGATTATTTATGAAAAAAAGTTATTTGACAATATTACTTTTACGGGCGGCACATCTTTAAGAGTTTTGTTTAACCTGAGGCGTTTTTCAGAAGACCTTGATTTTTCGCTGTCCAAAAAGAAGGGGTATGATTTTGCTGTATTAAACTCGGAGCTTATTAACGGATTTAGCCTCCAGGGTTTGAAAGTGGAATCCTCGTTTAATGAAGAAAAAACTGTTCACAGTGCTATGTTTAAATTTACCGGATTGCTGAAAGATCTGGGGCTTTCTCCGCTGAAAGAACAAAAATTATCTATTAAAATTGAAGTTGATTCAAATCCGCCTGATGGGGGGCATATCCAGAATACTTTTGTGAATAAAATCTATCTTTTTAATGTGGCGCATTTTGATTTGCCGTCAATGTTAGCGACCAAACTGCATGCCTGTTTTTACAGAAAATTCACCAAAGGAAGAGATTTTTACGACTTTTTTTGGTATTTAGGAAATAAAATTAAGCCGAACTTCACGCTGTTTAACAATGCTGTGTTGCAGACCGAAGGCTATAATCCGGAAATTGACGAGGGTAGTTTTAAAAAATTTCTTATGGAAAATATTGAAAAAGTGGATTTTGATAAAGCCAAAAAAGATGTGGTGAGGTTTTTGGAAGATAAGTCTGAAATAAATCTTTTTGATTTAAAAGTACTCAAAAGTGCCATTGAATCAGTATGGTAA
- a CDS encoding helix-hairpin-helix domain-containing protein encodes MRTILVIFFIILALFSSTYAFTSTNLNGQEINSEEDIYRFYHEGLIEYFDYLRLLDIFENKIDINQAGIEDLLDLPGIDIKTAERIIEYREKSGDFSKIFDLQKVPLLSKDVYKNIRNFVDIFPLKEGGLVRVKLEEDPLDDEGLYVYHRLRYQTPWFGFGYILERDEEVDNYSIENGNPKKQDEEIKFRLKKKYVLLKDFFGIKNITAGDYTLRFGKGLVIGNSYSRNRIGILPDLSLYDKFFGTALELKINCVTLTPFYSKNKLNNNGFPDVYQEEIKGLNTIFDVTKYFNLGGTYYKSGIKKDFDFNLNGYPDGNEAEVSGMDFSYRYGSFRFSGETAKVKGKGGGKYMELYYDLKKVFSLISFRDYAPDFYNPHSQSFSQEDDEPDDRDERGFYFESNFKFRRDFTIRTSFDQWSHPGRKITDRELTGQISYYPVSFLRLWLKRRIRGEDLYGQEDKGIKDYIDGRFYIWRKFELDVFYGQNENKEFGSENIVDNFWGTEVKLESDKNIFLIRAKFNDDNITIAGDKKREYYFYAKLREIKQVTLSFSFRAVHSSEDIFPNPEEIYRIVFDCVW; translated from the coding sequence ATGCGTACAATATTAGTTATTTTTTTTATAATTTTAGCCTTATTTTCTTCTACTTACGCCTTTACCTCAACAAACTTAAACGGGCAGGAAATCAATTCGGAAGAAGATATTTACCGGTTTTACCATGAAGGGTTGATAGAATATTTTGACTACCTGCGTCTTTTGGACATCTTTGAAAATAAGATTGATATTAATCAGGCGGGCATTGAGGATTTGCTGGATTTGCCGGGCATTGACATAAAAACAGCCGAAAGAATTATAGAATACCGTGAAAAATCAGGGGACTTTTCCAAAATTTTCGACCTTCAAAAAGTCCCATTATTATCAAAAGATGTTTATAAAAATATCAGAAACTTTGTTGATATATTTCCTTTAAAAGAGGGCGGTTTAGTCCGCGTTAAACTCGAAGAAGACCCTCTTGATGATGAAGGGCTTTATGTTTATCACAGGCTCCGGTATCAAACGCCCTGGTTCGGTTTTGGATATATTTTGGAAAGGGACGAGGAGGTTGATAATTATTCGATAGAAAACGGAAATCCAAAAAAGCAGGACGAGGAAATCAAATTCCGTTTAAAAAAGAAATATGTTTTACTTAAGGATTTTTTTGGCATAAAGAATATTACAGCGGGTGATTACACACTTAGATTCGGGAAGGGTTTGGTCATTGGGAATTCTTACAGCAGAAATAGAATCGGGATATTGCCGGACCTTTCCCTGTATGATAAATTTTTTGGGACCGCCCTGGAATTAAAAATAAATTGTGTTACATTAACCCCTTTTTATTCAAAAAACAAGCTTAATAATAATGGTTTCCCGGATGTTTACCAGGAAGAAATAAAAGGATTAAATACAATATTTGATGTGACGAAATATTTTAATTTAGGAGGAACGTATTATAAATCCGGAATAAAAAAGGATTTCGATTTTAATCTAAACGGCTATCCGGACGGTAATGAGGCGGAAGTTTCAGGCATGGATTTTTCTTACAGGTATGGATCCTTTAGATTTTCAGGGGAAACAGCTAAAGTTAAAGGAAAAGGCGGCGGCAAATATATGGAATTATATTATGATTTAAAAAAAGTTTTTTCTCTAATCTCTTTTCGCGATTACGCGCCGGATTTTTATAATCCCCACAGCCAGTCTTTCTCCCAGGAAGATGATGAGCCTGATGACAGGGATGAAAGGGGATTTTATTTTGAATCAAATTTCAAATTCAGAAGGGACTTTACTATTAGAACATCTTTTGACCAATGGTCCCATCCTGGAAGAAAAATAACGGACAGGGAATTGACCGGGCAGATAAGTTATTATCCCGTATCATTTTTACGTTTATGGTTAAAACGCAGGATTAGAGGCGAAGATTTGTACGGACAAGAAGATAAGGGAATAAAAGATTATATAGACGGAAGATTTTACATATGGAGAAAATTTGAACTGGATGTTTTTTACGGACAAAATGAAAATAAAGAATTTGGAAGTGAAAATATTGTTGATAATTTTTGGGGAACAGAAGTAAAATTAGAGAGTGATAAAAATATTTTTCTTATACGGGCAAAATTTAATGACGATAATATTACTATCGCGGGGGATAAAAAAAGAGAATACTATTTTTACGCGAAATTAAGAGAAATCAAACAAGTTACATTAAGTTTTAGTTTTAGAGCCGTGCATTCGAGTGAAGATATTTTCCCGAATCCCGAGGAGATATACAGAATAGTTTTTGATTGTGTCTGGTAA